The DNA window aaatgaaaatttgtaatttaagcggttaaatgaaaattcaagCTTAGAATAGCATCAGTGCAATGATGTGAAAGAATTGGTCTGAGCAATGCTTTGGTAAATGATTCACTGAAGATGTGTACATGCAACAACATAGAAGGAAATACAAGTTTCAACCATATTCACTTCTCTCTTGGTTCTCTTTGTTTGAATTTTCTCaacctcttcttttttttcattttgtcaAACTAAATAGCTACCACGTCACTTAGATGGAGAAGCATAGAATGTGATGCCAATAGGACTTCAGCCAACACAATACAAAAACTTAATAACATACCGGATTTTGATCTGCCCACTTCCACAATTGGGAGAGTTCTTTGTTACCCAATCTCCATCTAGGCTTACTGTAAACAAAGGAGAGCAACTcaatcaaaaaatagaaaataaataaaatgaacaagGTGAAAAGAGCAAATACTCATTGtagaaaacaacaacaaagcctaaTCCCACTAGGTGAGATCGGCTACATGGATCAGACAACACCATTAAGTTCTattatgtatcatgtctacagtgGAACTGTTTATACGTAGATCTTCTGTCTTATTTTCCTATAGGATCAACCCATTTCTAGTCCTATAATCCAAATGTAAAACAACTAAAGATTGGCAACATGACTATCATACCGCTTCTTGGTCCCATCTTGTATTGCTTTCTTTTCGGTCGGTTGTTTTTCATATGGCAGGCAGCCATCGCGTTTCCACCACACCTAACAGTAAAAGGTATAGAATGGTATCATGTctcattttatattaaaaagtgGATAATCACCTGATTCTGCACATGTCGCATTAAATTGCATGTGCAAGAAAGCATAAGATGGAAGACTTTAAGGAGGATCCTCACCCAATTCTTTTCCCGTTCCAATATATGCTCAATTTTGTGAAGAAATTCCTTTCCTTTGGGTGGAGTCAGTTCAAGAAGTCTTTTAACACGCGCCTCACATGATGAAATCTCATCTTtctgaaataaaaaagaaaatatgcagGATACTTTTGTCATAAAAGGAACTCCTGAGATGAATAGCCAGTTACCTAGTCTCAAGACTTTTGGTACTATTACTAAATGACAAGATAATCAATTTCACAAGGTTAGGCCAACTGCACGGATCCAATAACACCATTTTGTCCTGTTGTTCATATCTAAATGGATAAAACACCATTTTTTGTCCTACTTTGATTCATGTTTACAGACATTAAAATTTTGGCATTTCTAAATTTGTtcatttatcatttttctttgtttccttCTATCTGTAACTATTGGCTACCTTCTATACACTAGAACTTCTATAGAACATCTCCTTATATAGGATCAAGTTAAGAAATGTTTTGCTATCAAAATTCTAAAGGGAAAAAGGGGAAACAGttcacatataaaaaataactaaaaaatatatatatatctagaAACATGTAAATAAAGGAGTACTTTGAGAATCGCAAGAGTCCCTATTCAAGTAAGCAAACACAAACAGCATCGGACCACTATAAAGACAGTGGAGTGGCTTTGATAGCAAAGAGACTAACAGCAGAGATAGAGGTCAGATGCAAATTTAGTATTTAGTATATACTACATAACATAAAAGTTCAAGGGAGACAGTCCTAACCATGCTTTCAGATGGCAGATCCTTATCACCTTTTCCAGGGGCCTAAAAGCAATTGGAGGAGAAACCATCAGATAATCCAGTTTAAAATATAACagatatataatatgtatacaAGTATTCTAAATTTTTACCTTTAAATAATCAAACAAGATGAGGCATTGCACCAGAACGTGGCGTCGGAAACTTGGATCCTTTAACTAGAAGTTCCCCCAATAAAAAGAAACGAAAAGAGAGCATCCTGAGTCAGCATATAAACATCTTGTTTAAACATGCATTCTTAGTATGGTTGTCAAACTGCCTACCTCCAGTCCCATTAGTTTACTGCTTGTGAGATATTTTATGCTAAAATTGACAGCTTCTTCCTCCAAATTATTAGCATCCCCCTCTTCATCACTTAAAGGTTGTGCTTCAAATGTATTCAGTACAACCTTccattcaacaataattctggttattaaataaaaattaaacatgttTGTGCCAGAACAGAAGAAATTTCGTAACAGAAAATATTCATCCACACAACCAGACAGGAAACTATGAAGTAAAGAATTACCGACAAACTGGACGCAAATTTCTGCCACTTGGAAGGAGCATGAGTTATAGTTGGATTAGAAAAATATTCCTGcatcaaataaaataagacCAATAAACATtactttttttaagttttctctTCAATTTAAATATCTCACATCATGTAGTCAAACTCTAGAAGCGACATCcatttattttgataaagaaTATTGCGTAAAAAGGGATGAATAGATGGAGATCGGAACAAAGAGATCatgtttagaaattaaaatctagcaaaagaagaaagcagCGATAAAGCAAATAAAACAGCTTATAGACTTTGAACTTCTTGTCAGCTTAAAGAAAAGTTTCTGATGAAAAGAATTTTACATCAGGAAGGAACACACTGCGATGACTTAATAAATTCAGAGAAGAGTTCAGTTAAGAAATCCTGTTAGTAACTATAACAACATAGCTTAGATCTAAATCCAACAAACAGAATATTAAGGCAAGGAACAAGCATCAAATTATTACTCAAACCAACTTTTCAGTACAGACCTACCTGTAATCCCCAGAAAGTCTCATAAAACTTGAAATCAATACATATGCctgaaaagtaataaaaaaggaATTGTAGACTAGAATCAAACAATTAACCTCAAAAATATTGAGTAAGCAAAGAGTGGTGAAGGCACACCTAGGGGTTCTTTCTcatattttgtttcatttgaTGTGTTAAATACTCCTTTGATGTTTAAGGCttcaagaaaaaagagagagagccaTCTAAGAAAGAAGATtatgaaaaggaaataaaaaatcCAGAACTGAAGATAGGCTTCACACAATTGAACCTGATCTCTCTGATAATGGAAAGAAATGAGCCAAAAACATGAGAATTCTTCCACAAAACACCACATCATTTGCCTATAACGATAACATCAACACATTAAAGTTATGGCTGTCATGAGAAGAACACAATTGCAGCTAACCCAAACTTAAATAATACCCATCTAACAGAACACATTGCGCATATTATCATATAGCTTACAAGGGTGAGTCACGCTATAATCTTTTACACAAACATAACTGGTGTTTAATGGACCTTGGACAGCCGGCGTAGGAGCTGATTGCAGGTTCTCAGCATCACAAGCTTTCCTCGAGCAAAAAGTTCTTGCTGTATGTCATGCAATGATAAGAGTTCCAAACAAACAATGGTCATGtatatatccaaaaaataattagatgAACATAAAAGCTAGAAACAGTTGGCAAATATACCTTCCCTAATATATCTTGTTTGCTCTCTATATAACCAAAAATATCTTTGCAGTTTTTCATTGTAGACATTTCTGTCAAGTCTTCCAACAGTGAAAAAATCATACCACCTTCTATATGTTCTTTCTCACAAAGATATAGTACTATATCTGAAATGTGAAAACAGTATGCAAATATGAGCAGGAGATAAACATGGAAGACTACATAAATAAGATGCACGCCAAAACTAATTGGAACATTCctaaaacagaagaaaaatgagtgtaaaattcaaccaaagaatcaaaataaaaccAATAATTAAATGATGCACGTTCCTTTAAGTCTGAGAAAATAAGAACTTTTTTACTTATGTAACAACATAGATTGCACAGTTACTAATGTAACTCATTGTGGGAAAGTGATCTATACTACATCAAATGATCAGAAAGCACCATAAAGAAAATTTTCTTGTAAGCAAAAATGGTTAACAAACCAAGAAGACGAGGAATGAGGCCTTGAGTAGTTTCAGTAGCATCAATTGATTGCCCAAAGTGCATTATTTTCTCCCCAGACTGTACTGCCGATGACTGTTCCAAAGTACAAACAATATCATACATGTCATAAACAGAGGAAACCAATAAACTCAACATTCAACAGGCAAAAAAAGAGGGGGAAAAAATACATGACTaatccatgaaaaagaaacTCCAGCTAGACATACCACATATTCCTGAAGTAGCATGCGTAGAATGTTTTCTAGCAACTGGTTCTCATCTTGGGCCAATTTCGTTTGCTTCTGTTAGACACAAATCAATTAAATCAACCACAGCTGTTAACAAAATCACATGAAAACTAAGGGAATCCTGGGCTCCCATTGCCAATCAGTCACCACAGGAACAAACATCAATCAATGAAGGATAGAATTACATATCCTATTATGATTCGAGATACTTCCTACTGAACCTTAAATACAAATTTCTTCATTTTAGTACCCCTTCCCCCAATAAATAtcattaatacaaaaaaataaaaataaaaataaaaataaaagataagtgatCATAATCAAATGTACATTTCTCTATATACAAAATTCTCCGCTACATTTGAAATTCTCAAAAGATTAGAGGATGGATATACCTGAGGTTTGATGACTTCTTGAACTGTCAGTAAAGCGAAATGCTCAGGTGGCCCAGGCTGCATTATAGCCCTTTTAAACACCTCCTgcgaaacaacaacaacaacaagcaatcaagaaaaaggaagtaatAAAGCCAAGTTCTAGAACACAGGAAAGGGAATTAAATCAAACACAGCAATTCACACAAAACAGTGTTCAAAATTGGGGCAGTGTCTTACTCAACAAGTGGAATACGGAAAATAGCGGAAGGGAGCTTACCATGTTGAAGTCTAGAACGAAACCCTCACTTATGGTTATGGAACCGCAAGGCCAccaataattaaaacaaaaacgtaaataaaaaagaaatcagCAGCGCATTCCAAATCCTGGTTCTGCAGCGGTGGAAAGGGAGCGTCGCAGCGTGAAGGACACGACGGCGGCACGGCGGGAAGATGGTGGCTAGCCACTTTAGCGGGGTTTAGAACTTTAGATGCAGGGAAAGGTATGTTTCAGGGCTTCACTGTCCCAAGAAGttcaatttttcgaaaattatagtAACAGTTTGTTTTGGCTAGATTATACGAAaaatcttttagaaaaataaaataattttatatttaaatatgtcttttgtaaaaatatcattttatttaataattatatttagatatgataatacaaaatcattttttatttattataagattaaaaatattttttaaataaaaaaataaaaataaaaaatataaattataatttttaagaaaaaattatttttttaatattttaacttttattactaaaattttattgaatatactaaaaaaattttaaaaaattaacaatttaataATACTCAAACAAGGATTTATTTAGGACAcatgttaaatttataaattaaaaaaatttattgttaaaaatataaaaaatttaaagatgtaCTTGGTTTGAGTGTTTCtagtttttattttcacttaaaataaaaaatagagataaataTATGTTAGTTTGATTTTAATGAAAATTGTTTTTATGGAAATGTTTTCATAATAAGGTGAAAACAAGGAAACACATAcctgtttttacaattttcatTATGGAGTGACTTTTTTCATTCTCATCAcggttaaaattaaaaaaatgtatttttctaaaaatatctcTTTTGCTGCATGTGTTTTATTGTATttgaatataatataaaagacAGTAATATAATGTCTTGTATTATGTTCAGATAGATATgcaaaatgattaaaatattatgCAAAATGGTTAAAATAGTCATATATTCTAAATTTTCCGTatcaaatacaaattaatttaatgagAGTACGTAGGAGTACAAGAGATTACAAAAAGAATTAATCTATGAATCAACAAGGTAAAAATTGTATTGAAGCAACAAAACTAAGAATAAACAAAGTAACGTAAGAGTGAATTAAGCCTCCATTAAGAAAACTTATAACATGTCATAAAAAAGATAATGAActttaagaaagaaagaattatTCAGTAAAGTAAGAAATTCTACCAGAAAAtagtacaaaaaaaaagaaaaaaaataaagaaaaggcgGCAAGAAGAGAATACATTTTTGAGAACAATGATGTAGagaaaaagtttaaattacgaaaaataagaagggataataataaaataataaaaaatatctatggataaaagaaaaaaatcataaaaaaatccgTGTGTACCTTCCTAAATTCCGTGTCTATTATTATcctttataaaaaaatggatacaaaaatataaaaaattgtttgaGAGACAATATATTCAGTGTCTATGTCTCTGTCTCTAAACATTCTTTAAATATTAGTTGTCTATGTCTCTGTGTTCTTTCTCCAAAAACAAAcgttacttttatttttttttttatgccaCCTCCGATCCATTCTCTCAATTTTTCTATAATTGGTCGTTAATCTTCTTTATACTGCTTAATATTGTGCTGGTAAACTTTTTTTTCTGGAAAAAATGAaacatttcttttttatatgcgtttctatttttaaaataacattttgggaatttttgtttctcaaaagtttttctttttttagcaTTGTGATGATTTTTATTAAGAGGTTAagttttgttttatgtttaaatagTTATATGTAACATTGTTGATATTTCTTTCCTTTGTTGCATCTTATATGTAATAATAGTTAATATTTATTAacataagataagaaaaatctGAAACCGAATATAGTAAAAAATAgtccaataaaaatacaaagcttCTATTGGCATACTCTATGAGCGAGTAAAGAATGGGCAGCTGCAATGTTCAACATTTAAGACAATAGtttaggaaaaaataaaaaatcaattgacTATAATTGTTACAGAACATTACGATATAGCTAGGCTAAAGGAAAAGTATGATCAACAATGCATTGCACATTGACCGAGAATTATCGTTCGTCTagaatttttcaataaaaatagaatttcgttgtaagcataattttaaactaattaataatccTCAATCAAAGTTATAATTTAGTTGTTACAAgtataaatttcaataaaaataaaccgaaatatttaaatttcGGATCGTCTCATAagaaattgcaataaagtgcTCTATTATTGACTATGAAAGAATAAGGGGGTTTGATTTGATGATTgataagaaaagtaaataacaagaaagtaaataacaattaactaataaaggaagGAAAAAAATTCTTAACTAAAGCATAgaaattgagatcaccatcaTTGTCTAACAACCATATATTAACAATTATGAAGGACAAACCCATCAAGTCTACTTCTATACTTAAAGTAAGTCAAATAGGCTTATtcaacatcaacccataagtcccaaTCTAGCCACTAATTGACATAATAGTAGGCTAGTGTTAATGGGTATCGAATTGACCAGTAAGGGTTCTCAAATTACCAATTCAATTTGACCCAATGACTTAAGGTCACCCAATTctcttagcctaggccaagagtataGAAAACTACTCTAATACTAGTggaaatattttatcaaacacctagagtgcaataaaagtaagcatcacaaaatgcaagaattaataaaaactataactaacataagcaagaaatcaacaatagcaactaagataaacataaaataaaagacATAGAAActtaaaattgcattaaaagagaattgaaattgACAAGAGAGTGCATAAACTAAATtagcaaaataaagaaattaacaagagaagtaGATCAACTAAAATGCTAGaacaaattaaagtaaaagaaagcTAAAATGAAACaagattaaaatctagatctaaatGGAAGTGAAATAAGAATCctaaaatctagagagaggagagagtttctctctttagaattctaacctaaaacatgatgaaaactaaactatgactaccTCCCCCCTTCCCTTTCAATTCTTGGGTTCAaaaagcatcagaaatgagttagatttGGTCCTCCTTGaactcagaaatcgcccccagcgtattGCCTTTGATGAGGTCACGTGCCGCTTGTCACACATATGTatgggtcacgcgtacacgtcactgGCAACTTTCCTTATCACACGTACGCGTTGCCTTGACATTTGCTTCTTCATGCGTATGCGTGGGCCACGTACACGCGTCGCTCGGCAGAttaccaaaatctcatttattcataaattctctatttttgtatgctttttcttcatttcttcaattCAATCCTTGCCTTCTAAACTTgagatcacttaacaaacatatcaaggtatcgaatggaattaaagtgaattaaatttagcaattttaaagcctaaaaagtatgttttcactcttaagcacaagtTAGGAAAAATtcgcaaaaccatgctattccattgaataaatgtgagataagttgataaaatcccctaaattcaacacaagataaaccataaaattgaaatttatcaaacctccccacacttaaactaagcatgtcctcatgctaaaccaagaaatacaagaaatggggtatgaacatttattcaatacaaATAAACTATATTCACTTATCtttatgaatgcaactaaatgtaagatgcttctacctacttggttaaaagtaaatcaatctccaagaacaCATATGAACATGTAGGGCTAACGTAGTATGATGATTCATGAATTCCaccaattcaaatattaaaatgaagttcaaatagacttgcaagaagaaagctcataaAAGCCTAGAACAAAGACttgagcattgaaccctcaccagAAGTGTATTtgctctagtcgctcaagtgtatagggttgattcactcaattctcctctaatcatgctttccaagatttttttcatctaacaatcaataattattcaatacatgcatacatttatcatgaggacttattcataggttgtaatagggttaggataaaggtaaggatatatacatacatacatacatatatctATACAATTCTAATAGACCACCTAGCTACCCATTATTCCTACTTTTTTTtctacatactcatgcattctgtttaattcacattccatatgcattgttattattactttgctttggggcatttttgtcccctttttattgtttttctttttctcttttttttcttttatatattttttctttttatttttctttttctttatcattttcttTCACTAAAGTATATACAAACGTATCAAAgcatatggttttacatatttaatatataagtatgtacccaattcccaagatcttcaaaaaatacaaaaaatgcaCTTTTATCCCAACCGATGTTCTCAAATTTCCCTTATTTAAATGATacgcactctcactagtctaagctaatcaaagatccaaacaagggatatttattgtttttcacttaggggtagTAATGTACTAAAATTCAGAACAAAAGGGTATTAATATAGGCtcaaaattagctaacaataaaagataaaaggtaggctatttggataagtgagttttTTGAAATGaatgcctcaatcatataaatgtgttcatacacaaaataatggatataaagaatcaaacaaatcaaagattacaatcatagaaagagaataatatacacaagaatggaaaataatgGCTATATGAtataaccacacaattaggttcaaaactcacatgcttatgTGTTCTTAGTTCAAAATCCATGTTCCAAAATTAATTCCTTCAAGCAATATCAACACAcacaaaattattcaaattggTAGTATGccctaaaacaatttttttagaaaggaaatcatcactctaaccaagtagtcctaatataAAAATGGGTagaatatgtacaaattctaactatcATGCAatctatcatgcaatgcaatgccaCATAGTTAATCCTCAGTCAAATGTCAATTCGTAATCACTTTAATACATTCACAAACAAATAGTACAGGCAAGAGATTCAATTCAATGTACAAGCAAGTTACAACAAGACAAACAGCACAATCACAAAGAAATGAGACAAGCAAgcacaatcaaatgcaaatgtgcaaacaacatgatgcatgtctatccctaacgcaggccatgagctcatgtgttggttgcctacccgctcccgacattaCCTGGTCACAAGTCCCAAATATGGCTTTCTAGATGCATACAGTGTGCTTATAAGTCGTACGACTAGGCCGCATACAGTGTGACTTTAAGTCGTACGGCTAGGCCGCATACAGTGTGACTTTCCAACTCAATAAGCGTACATCTGGAAAAcagttctcagtgtgtgggcgtctccactttacatttggcactaaggcccaaacaatatcacatctgctctcctgtggcagacaaTCTCTTTAAGTTAATATATTCTTTAAATCCTTGTTCTCTGCTCTCATGTGGCAGAGATTCCTTTTCTTAAAATACCGAACTCAAAACAACACTTAAAACAAAATCTCTCCTTATAATATCGGATTTAAAACATTatgtttttcttaataaatcgagtttaaaaatagaatacaccTTTTCTCAACTAAATaaatctcaaataatttaattttttaaaaccaaatcttttaaaataacttttcaaataaaacctcagcttttataaaattttgacaGCATTTTCTCTAAAATTCTTATTATGCCACCCTTCCAGGTCCCAACCAAATCATTTTTGATTCTCAAAAATCATCCCTGATAAATCAAACATTCCAATTCCAATGCCAAATCATTTTATAAATCTAAAAGCTAACCAGGTTCAATTTCAAAATCGTTTCTCAAATAAGCTTGTAAATaagatttttaatacaaatttcaCTTTTTCATATACTTTTACAAAAAATCGGACAAAACATcctcttaaaaaaattagactCCAACACTCTCCCAGGCTCCCTTATTTTCTCAATAATCAACCTACTTTATTTCAGTTTAGTAACCAACAGttcactttaaaaatttaatacaacAATATCCAATCAAGCTAGTATACTCAATTACCAACAATTCCCAAATCAGCTTACAACAGAGCCCACTATCATCAAATAACTCTCAGATAAACAACCAAaccaaaaaattaacataactAAAAATTTCAGCAACAAATACCATCTCGATCCAAACTCAATTTATGTTTCAGTTTGACAAATAACACTAATTAAACACCATTCACAACCATAAATCAACCAATCCTCATCAATTAGTAATACAACACACTTATGAATTATTTACAATTATTCAATAAGCTTTTTaggcattcttaaattaaaatatttaattttaaaaacaaaccCCCTATCTCCGTATGAAATTaagatcaacaaaaattttagaaaagcTTTCTGACTGAACTGCTGAAGAGAAAAATGTCAGTAATCGACTGTACTttctaaaattctaattaaccgaattcaaaagaaaggagaattACATCACCATCAATTTTTACTACCATCAATTTTTACTGGACAAAACTAACACCAACAtgtaaagaagaaaaatacgaatatttttactaaattaaattttttattgaaattatagATCTCAAGAAATTAAAGCCGAAACTCATGAGAGGGTTAGAGTTCTCTCTGTTCTTTCTCGGtccctttcttttattttcttcaaaCTCAACTTAGTAATGAacgaagagaaaaggaaaactGATTAGGGGATGACAGTGAGGAATAAAAATTTGTGGTGATTAAGCCTTAATATGTGTCATTaccatacatatatataatgcatatgagacaagctttaaattttcttttttcattcctTAAAGGCTTCGGccatttttttaaactttaataataataataataataataataataataataataattcttttatttttctcaaaataatttttataataaaa is part of the Arachis duranensis cultivar V14167 chromosome 1, aradu.V14167.gnm2.J7QH, whole genome shotgun sequence genome and encodes:
- the LOC107486759 gene encoding THO complex subunit 1 isoform X1 — encoded protein: MEVFKRAIMQPGPPEHFALLTVQEVIKPQKQTKLAQDENQLLENILRMLLQEYVSSAVQSGEKIMHFGQSIDATETTQGLIPRLLDIVLYLCEKEHIEGGMIFSLLEDLTEMSTMKNCKDIFGYIESKQDILGKQELFARGKLVMLRTCNQLLRRLSKANDVVFCGRILMFLAHFFPLSERSALNIKGVFNTSNETKYEKEPLGICIDFKFYETFWGLQEYFSNPTITHAPSKWQKFASSLSVVLNTFEAQPLSDEEGDANNLEEEAVNFSIKYLTSSKLMGLELKDPSFRRHVLVQCLILFDYLKAPGKGDKDLPSESMKDEISSCEARVKRLLELTPPKGKEFLHKIEHILEREKNWVWWKRDGCLPYEKQPTEKKAIQDGTKKRKPRWRLGNKELSQLWKWADQNPNALTNPQRVQTPSIMDYWKPLAEDMDPSAGIEAEYHHKNNRVYCWKGLRLSARQDLEGFSKFTDHGVEGVVPLELLPPDVRSKYQAKPNERGKRSKKEEAKGTAHQVDENQMSTHATEVDVEGIRTDMTATPMEFDAASIPGAQGETPTPEELQKQSSDTDGGQEAGQLDADAEVEAGIIDGETDADVDLDAKDD
- the LOC107486759 gene encoding THO complex subunit 1 isoform X2, producing the protein MEVFKRAIMQPGPPEHFALLTVQEVIKPQKQTKLAQDENQLLENILRMLLQEYVSSAVQSGEKIMHFGQSIDATETTQGLIPRLLDIVLYLCEKEHIEGGMIFSLLEDLTEMSTMKNCKDIFGYIESKQDILGKQELFARGKLVMLRTCNQLLRRLSKEYFSNPTITHAPSKWQKFASSLSVVLNTFEAQPLSDEEGDANNLEEEAVNFSIKYLTSSKLMGLELKDPSFRRHVLVQCLILFDYLKAPGKGDKDLPSESMKDEISSCEARVKRLLELTPPKGKEFLHKIEHILEREKNWVWWKRDGCLPYEKQPTEKKAIQDGTKKRKPRWRLGNKELSQLWKWADQNPNALTNPQRVQTPSIMDYWKPLAEDMDPSAGIEAEYHHKNNRVYCWKGLRLSARQDLEGFSKFTDHGVEGVVPLELLPPDVRSKYQAKPNERGKRSKKEEAKGTAHQVDENQMSTHATEVDVEGIRTDMTATPMEFDAASIPGAQGETPTPEELQKQSSDTDGGQEAGQLDADAEVEAGIIDGETDADVDLDAKDD